The nucleotide window TCAGGACAGCACTTTTTGCATGGTCTAAATCCTTCTTCCATAGCCTTTATTGCGTGATCAAAGAATACCACGTTTTCACGAACAGGGGTTTTTGCTCTACATGAAGGACGACAGAAGATCCTTGTAGTTTTTACACCATAGAAAAACAGACCGTCATAGCTTGCATCACAACTTACAAGAGCTTGCCACTTCTCATTATTAGAAATTTGATTAGAAATTTGCAATAGTCTTTTCATTGCTCTCATCCTTATTAGTGGGCGTCTATGAAGCCTTGCAATTCATTATGCCATGCGTCAGGTTCAATAGTGCCAAGCGAAGTATTTTCATCAAACAAAAGATCAATTATATACCGTGGTTTTTTACCACCGATATGCATTGATTTTATACAAGAAACACAGTAAACTACTACATTATCACAAGGCATTTCTTTTGCACGTTTTTTCATCTGTCCTTTTGCCTTATCTATCTGATCCTTTGTCTGTTCTTTAGGTAATGCTCTGTAAAAGCTGTCCCCGCAACATACCGATTTGGTTCGAGTATTTGTGGGTTCAACAACTTTTATATTCATTCTTTCAAGGAGTTTTCTAATTGTTAAATGTACCCTTTCCTCTGTACGTGTAGGGCACGCATCATGTATAGTCATTTCTATACCATTATAATTAGGAAATGAAAAGGTTTTACTTTGGGCTAATATTTCCCAGAGTGATATGGTGGAAAATCCTTCATAAAGTTCTCTGTATCTTCTGTCACAGCCTGGACAGATATTGATGACCTGTGTTTTACTTTCAAGATTTGGTTCATGTCTGCAACATGTTAAGTGTTCATGTAGCTCTCCTAACTCTTTTTTCAAAAAATCTAATATTTTTTCAGCAAGCTCCGGCTTATAGATCATAAGTGCACAACCTGGTGCATAAACTTGTCTCAAGATTACCACTCCTCTAGTTACTATCACAATCCTATTTTACATGAAATACAACACTAATTCTTCCTACATTTCACCAAGTAATTTTTCCATTAAGAACAACCAGCAAAAATCAACCAACAAAACCTTCGCCAGTCAAAATACTCTCAATCACGATGACAATTTTCCTATGGCCTCTTCTGCACTTTCCAAGGGTACGTAGGTTTTATTTTTACCAGAATGAAAGTAGTTCTCCCCATGTGCTTTTTTCAAGCGGCATTTTGCAGAGAATGTTCTCATCTTTAAAAAAGCGATTCCCGCGTCGAACCCCTTATCTATACATAAACAAAAAAACCAGCCCCATAAGCTGATTTTGCGAACTCCTATCCGAGTTCATCCAACTATAACTATGTGTAACCTTTCAAGTATAGGAGAAACTAAAATATAGTGACACATTAGGAGGGCAATAACTATGATTATATTTTTTAAAGTACTGACTTTATATCTAATAGGCATTGCTACTATGAGAATATTAGGCAAGTCCACAATAGTACAAATGACACCTTATGATTTACTTGCTATTATAATTATTGGCACAGTTGTTTCAGAACCCTTAATTAGTACAGAATATGTGCCAACATTAATTTCTTTAGGAATTCTCACAGTATTACATATAGCTTTTGCACGGCTAACACTAACTTCTATGGGTAAAAAGCTATTCTTAGGCGAGCCTACTCTACTAATTAAAAGCGGTCAAATCGTAGAAGATAATTTAGAAAAGACAACAATATCCCTTGCCCAATTATTATCAATTTTAAGGAGCAAAGGATACCCCAAAGTGTCGGATATTGATTATGCAATACTTGAACCAATTGGAGAACTTAGTATTCTTCCCAAAGTGGAAAACACACCTATCACCGTTGGGCATATGGGTATTTCTATTATAGATAAAGGTTTACCAATTGCGGTAATTATTGACGGCAAAATCCAAGAACGAAATTTAGAATTGTTAAATCAATCCGAAAAATGGCTTCTTAGGCAGTTGAAGAAAAAGAGTGTTAAAATTGAAGATATTATATATGCCTTTGTGCCCGAAAGAACAAAAGAGCTAGAAATTAGTCTCCGTCAAGAAGCATCTCATGAAAATGCTAAGCCTAAAACTAAAACATCAATCATCAGTCTGATGAAAGTTGTATATTCAATTCTTAAAACAATTCGGAAGACATAATAGAGATATAACCAACATTTTTAAATGACCTAGCAATACCCTCTCAAATAGTAGTTTGTGGAGCTGGAATACTGTGTGGCACAATCCCATCGAAACCCTCTTTTGCACAAACAAAAAAACAGCTTATTTCAGCTGATTTTGTTTACATATTTGGTGGAGACGAGGAGAATCGAACTCCTGTCCGAAAGCCTTCAAACCAGTCCCAATTATTATTTCTGTTCTCTATCTTTTTCTGGTCGCTCAGGTAGGAATTCTTCTGAAAACTCCATATATGTTTGTGGCGTAAGAGTTTTTAAAGGAGTAATAGGTACCTCTTCAAGGGTCTTCCCTTTACCGTCAACATATCTTTTAGACAATATCTTCTTGCCAAGGAATATTCCTAAATAAAAGATAGTTAAAATCATTCCTGCCAGTAAACCGTATCCTTGTCCGGGAACTAGAGGCATGCTGAATATAATGCCAACTAGACTGATGATTGCTATCCACGAAGTAAATGGATAACCTGGTAGTTGACATTTCCCCTTAGGTGGGCAACCATTTTTCTTTCGAAATTTATGATGGGTCGCTAAAATAACCACATACGTAAAAAGAAGAGAAAATCCACCTGAACTAACTAGAAAAATATATACCTTTTCTGGCAAGACAAATCCAAAGAATAACCCTGCAAGCATCGCAGCACCAGAAAAAAGAATTCCTCTGTAAGGAATCTCACCTTTATCTTTTAGCCAATGTGGCGCATGTCCCTCGTCAGCAAGAGATCGTATCATCCGCCCTAGGCCAAACATAGCTGCAAGCATAGTAGAAAGGATTGCCGTTATAAGAACGATATTCATTACCCTTCCCGCCCAGCTTAAATTCCATGTGGTTAATGCCAATACCATTGGGCTTTTTTCTTCTGTAAGTTGATTAGTAGGGATCAGCGGCAAAAGGACGACTATGACTGCTATGTAAAGACCAACGAGACTGATTACAGTATAGTT belongs to Desulfitibacter sp. BRH_c19 and includes:
- a CDS encoding amino acid permease; this encodes MKKHQKGLSAGQLAMMALGTVVGGSFFLGSSVAIGAAGPGVVISYMLGGVLVYFILFALSEMTVADAAPGSFRTFAERAYGPGLGFVVGWVYWTGIALAMSSEATAVSIFLRAWLPGVSLLLIGSIIIVAVTLLNLLGAEKLTKLESGLAAIKLLAIVGFIILGAFLILGIALDVPKVGMGALRQSDLFPGGIGGIAGSMLIVMFTYAGFEIIGLAASETNDPNRIVPRAINYTVISLVGLYIAVIVVLLPLIPTNQLTEEKSPMVLALTTWNLSWAGRVMNIVLITAILSTMLAAMFGLGRMIRSLADEGHAPHWLKDKGEIPYRGILFSGAAMLAGLFFGFVLPEKVYIFLVSSGGFSLLFTYVVILATHHKFRKKNGCPPKGKCQLPGYPFTSWIAIISLVGIIFSMPLVPGQGYGLLAGMILTIFYLGIFLGKKILSKRYVDGKGKTLEEVPITPLKTLTPQTYMEFSEEFLPERPEKDREQK